In the genome of Chryseobacterium arthrosphaerae, one region contains:
- the accB gene encoding acetyl-CoA carboxylase biotin carboxyl carrier protein: protein MDIKDIQNLIKFVSKAEVSEVKYKTKDFEITIKTPLAGSDAVYAQPAVYHTAPQAVAAPAPVATPAAAPAEKAEAASDDSKYVTIKSPMIGTFYRKPSPDKDVFVNVGDEVSVGKVVCVIEAMKLFNQIESEISGKIVKILVDDATPVEYDQPLFLVDPS, encoded by the coding sequence ATGGACATTAAAGACATACAAAATCTTATTAAGTTTGTATCTAAGGCTGAAGTATCAGAGGTGAAGTACAAAACTAAAGATTTCGAAATCACTATTAAAACTCCATTAGCTGGAAGCGATGCTGTTTATGCACAACCTGCAGTATACCACACTGCGCCACAGGCAGTAGCTGCTCCGGCACCTGTTGCAACTCCTGCTGCGGCACCTGCTGAGAAAGCTGAAGCTGCATCTGATGACAGCAAATATGTAACGATCAAATCTCCAATGATCGGTACTTTCTATAGAAAACCATCTCCTGATAAAGATGTATTTGTAAATGTAGGTGACGAAGTTTCTGTTGGTAAAGTAGTCTGCGTAATCGAAGCAATGAAATTATTCAACCAGATTGAATCTGAGATCAGCGGAAAAATCGTTAAAATCCTGGTTGACGACGCTACTCCTGTTGAGTATGACCAACCTTTATTCTTAGTAGATCCATCTTAA